The nucleotide sequence AACACTCTTTTTAATGGTGTATCATGATCATCATCAAAAATATAATATGAAACATGATTAGGTTTTAATTTTTCTATTACTCTCAAATTATTTTCTAATACTTTCATATTATCCCCAGGAAGACCTAGAATAAAATCAAAATTTATATTTGAAAAGTATCTTCTAGCTAAATAATAATTTCTTTCTATTAATTCATTATCATATAATCTATTCATATTTTTTAATATATCATTATCAAATGTTTGTATTCCTAAACTCAATCTGTTTATACCTAATGAATAATATTCATATAATTTTTCTTCTGTTAATGTTTCTGGATTTGATTCTATTGTTACTTCAATAGGATCAAAAACAATATCTAAATTATTTAATTTTCTAAATAATTTATCAATTTGTTTAACATCAACAAAAGTAGGCGTTCCACCACCTAAAAATATTGTTTTTATCTTTCCATTAAAATTTAATAGTTCAATTTCTTTTAATAAATAATGAAAATATTTATCTTGTATTCTATTATTTGTTGTAGAAGGATAATCACAATATAAGCATTTGCTTTTACAAAAAGGAATATGTATATATAATCCAAATTCAATATTCAAAAAAGAACCCACCTTCAAATTTATTGTTTTCATTTAACTTAACAATTATACTAATTGGATTATCTATATTTAATTTTGATAAATATATCATAAAATTCGCATCATTTGACATTCTCATTTGAATTCCTAGATAATATTGTTTATTAAATGGAACTTGAAAATTAAAAAATGGATAATATTTTTCATTATATAATATACCATATGCAAAATATCCAGATATGTATTTATCATCAAAAACTCCGATTGGAACAGAAACCGAATAACCTAAATCAGAAATACCTAAAACAAAAGGTACAGTGAAATATCTTTGTATTTGAATACCATAATTTGAAATGCTGTAATTAATTCCAGAATTATTATATGAAGTAGAAAAAATTGAAACTTTTGCTATTGTTGGAATTAAATACCTATCAAGACTTATTTTTCTTTCTTCACTACCATTTTTGAATAATTTTGTGTGGGAATATGAAAAACTTTTTGATATCAAATCATTCTTGTACTTTTTTACTGCTGTTGATAACACAATTGAATTTTTTTCAAAATCATATCCTGCATTTAAGTTAAAATATCTTTCCCCAGCCTTTAATTTTATTGTCTTTAAAAAAACCTTTTGTGTTGTAAAAAATTCGTTCTTATCATTATAATTTAATCCAACTCCAGGAAGATATGAAAAATCAATTGGATAACTAACCCATATTCCAATGTTTGAGTTTTCTCCAACTGTCCATATATTTTTTGAAAAGGTTATATCATTACTTAAATCAATATTAAAACCAAAAGTAATTAAAGATATTAATACTATAACTGCTATCATTACCTTTTTCATTTTTTCCCCTCCAATATTATTTTAAACTAAATTATTTTATTTTTTCCAGAGAAATTATATCACAATAACAAATCTTTAATACACATAGCAATACTATTTTTGTAATTAATAACTATTTCTATAAATGTTACAATTTACTTCAAAAAATACGTACTTCTATTCATCAAGGGAGTACTTCTATTTATCAGAAAACGAGCTTTTGTGCATTAATGCGAACTTTCATTCATCGATAAGAACTTTTATTCATCAATTACTAACTTTATTCATTAAAATGAGCTTATATCCATAGATGCGAGCTTCTGTTTATCAAAATACAAACTTCTATTCATCAAAAAGGAGAACATTTATTCATCGACTTAGTAAATACTATATCATCTGAACTGACAGAGAGTGACAGTAATAATAAAAATTACACTATGGATTCATTTTTTGGTGTTTTTGGTCCAAGGCTATGCAATGATAAAACTACTAATAAATTATTTAAAACCGGGCAAATCCCCGGTTTTAAAATAATTAGCAATATATGTTTATATTTTTTCTATTATATACTCGTCAATATTTCTTTTTTCTGAATTGATATTTATTCCTATGATATATATTTCTTTTCCATTATATTTTTCATAGTATTTCTTTTCTTTTATTTGTTTTATTGCTTCTTCTGCACTTTTATCCAACTTTATTTCAAATATATATATTTTGTCATTATGTTCTAATACTAAATCTATTCTTCCAAGATTTGTTAATTCTTCTGCTGTTACGTTTAATCCTGCTGATGCTAATATTGTATATATTAATGAGTGATAATAACTTTCCCTTTTTTGATGTAAGTTATACGGTATTGCA is from Marinitoga litoralis and encodes:
- the hemW gene encoding radical SAM family heme chaperone HemW, with amino-acid sequence MNIEFGLYIHIPFCKSKCLYCDYPSTTNNRIQDKYFHYLLKEIELLNFNGKIKTIFLGGGTPTFVDVKQIDKLFRKLNNLDIVFDPIEVTIESNPETLTEEKLYEYYSLGINRLSLGIQTFDNDILKNMNRLYDNELIERNYYLARRYFSNINFDFILGLPGDNMKVLENNLRVIEKLKPNHVSYYIFDDDHDTPLKRVLEKGKMKLPENEYIENGFDLIIEELHKMGYNRYEISNWAKEGYECKHNLIYWNNENYHGFGLSAGGHYNNIRYTKTWDFKEYFEKIDNNQIPYDYYNENTLLDELTEELFMGLRLIDGISVEKLKNKYGKLFEKFSKNLFQLASDLIEVDERIRMNKKGLDLSKMVFEKILEVREVIKEQDRFDTL